A single genomic interval of Camelina sativa cultivar DH55 chromosome 11, Cs, whole genome shotgun sequence harbors:
- the LOC104724870 gene encoding uncharacterized protein LOC104724870, with protein sequence MEKHLEQYLQEMSIEEEEDKPLVLSNLPQFYSSERNIRSLIGCFLNPDYQRMSNWILEMPMIWRLYDRVRGVALSRDRFQFIFKYEEDINEILKTKVWTQDDWGVVMERWVEDPPANYLMFLPVWIRLRNLPVNHYMKETIREIAGCVGQVLELPFEEKEAQSKDYVRVKILLDVSKGLKIFKELQLPNGSIVKIGIDYQRIRKRCFQCQRLTHDKSRCPFAQIVTEPQLLVNTSDSTRVLTKGKYWDLLGKDITAGDCSSMNLLADAIKADLLNSKTSSFKIPLQSSSQDSTRVLTKGKKVDLLGKDIIDADCSLPKLLADAIKADVMNQKISSYETPLQSCLKVILFISLL encoded by the coding sequence ATGGAAAAACACTTGGAGCAGTATCTTCAAGAGATgtcaattgaagaagaagaggataaacCTCTGGTTTTATCTAATCTTCCTCAGTTTTACTCATCCGAAAGAAACATAAGAAGCTTAATAGGTTGTTTTCTAAACCCTGACTATCAGCGTATGTCTAATTGGATTTTAGAGATGCCAATGATTTGGAGATTGTATGACAGAGTCAGAGGTGTTGCTTTATCAAGAGATCGTTTTCAGTTCATTTTCAAGTATGAAGAAGATATAAATGAGATATTAAAGACTAAAGTGTGGACTCAAGATGATTGGGGAGTCGTCATGGAAAGATGGGTTGAAGATCCTCCTGCCAATTATCTGATGTTTCTACCGGTATGGATTAGGCTGCGTAATTTACCAGTGAATCATTATATGAAGGAAACTATTAGAGAAATTGCTGGTTGCGTAGGTCAAGTTTTAGAGTTGCCTTTTGAGGAGAAAGAGGCTCAAAGCAAGGACTATGTTCGGGTTAAGATCTTACTTGATGTTTCAAAGGGgttgaaaattttcaaagaaCTTCAACTTCCTAATGGATCAATTGTCAAGATTGGAATAGATTACCAGAGAATTCGTAAAAGATGCTTTCAGTGCCAAAGATTGACTCATGATAAGAGTAGGTGTCCTTTTGCTCAGATAGTTACTGAACCTCAACTTTTGGTTAATACATCAGATTCTACAAGGGTTCTGACTAAAGGCAAGTATTGGGATCTACTTGGCAAAGATATTACAGCTGGAGATTGTTCCTCAATGAATTTACTAGCTGATGCAATCAAAGCTGATTTGCTGAATTCGAAGACCTCGAGTTTTAAAATTCCACTTCAAAGTTCCTCACAAGACTCTACAAGGGTCCTCACTAAAGGCAAGAAGGTAGATCTTCTTGGTAAAGATATTATAGATGCAGATTGTTCCTTACCGAAACTATTGGCTGATGCAATCAAAGCTGATGTGATGAATCAGAAGATCTCGAGTTATGAAACTCCTCTTCAAAGTTGCCTCAAGgtaattctttttatttctctcctTTAG